A single window of Oerskovia paurometabola DNA harbors:
- the holA gene encoding DNA polymerase III subunit delta: MAAAPSRTSARPSATLPWNAVELAPVVLVQGPEGLLAERAVDSLLELARARDPEAEKSEIEAVTYESGMLTVAASPSLFGEPKFVVVRGAEAAADALIPDVVDYVVSPDPDTTVVIVHGGGVRGKKMLDAIRASGAPVVACEAIKKDADKLSFVAAEFKAAGRRADAGAVKALVEALGNDLRELASACAQLVADTTGTISATTVDRYYGGRVEATGFRVADAAVAGKAGEAVSLLRHALATGVDPVPLVAVLAIKLRTLAKVAAMRGRGGASAKDLGLAPWQIDRAKKDLSSWTPEGLAAAITAVAQADAEVKGGGRDPVFAVERAVLTIAGAHGSGR; this comes from the coding sequence ATGGCTGCCGCTCCCTCCCGCACCTCCGCCCGCCCGTCCGCGACGCTCCCCTGGAACGCGGTCGAGCTCGCTCCCGTGGTGCTGGTGCAGGGACCCGAGGGGCTCCTGGCGGAGCGCGCGGTCGACTCGCTGCTCGAGCTCGCCCGCGCCCGCGACCCGGAGGCGGAGAAGTCGGAGATCGAGGCCGTGACCTATGAGTCCGGCATGCTGACGGTCGCCGCGAGCCCCTCGCTCTTCGGCGAGCCCAAGTTCGTGGTCGTGCGGGGCGCGGAGGCGGCGGCCGACGCGCTCATCCCGGACGTCGTGGACTACGTGGTGTCCCCGGACCCGGACACGACCGTCGTGATCGTGCACGGCGGTGGGGTGCGGGGCAAGAAGATGCTCGACGCGATCCGGGCGAGCGGAGCCCCCGTCGTGGCGTGCGAGGCCATAAAGAAGGACGCCGACAAGCTGTCGTTCGTCGCGGCGGAGTTCAAGGCCGCGGGGCGTCGGGCAGACGCCGGTGCGGTCAAGGCGCTCGTCGAGGCTCTCGGCAACGACCTGCGCGAGCTCGCGAGCGCGTGCGCGCAGCTCGTCGCCGACACCACGGGCACCATCAGCGCTACGACGGTCGACCGGTACTACGGGGGCAGGGTCGAGGCCACCGGGTTCCGGGTCGCCGACGCGGCCGTGGCGGGCAAGGCGGGCGAGGCCGTGTCGCTGCTGCGGCACGCGCTCGCGACAGGCGTGGACCCCGTGCCGCTCGTCGCGGTGCTCGCGATCAAGCTGCGCACCCTCGCCAAGGTCGCTGCGATGCGCGGCCGCGGGGGAGCCTCGGCCAAGGACCTGGGGCTCGCCCCCTGGCAGATCGACCGTGCGAAGAAGGACCTGTCGAGCTGGACGCCCGAGGGGCTCGCCGCTGCGATCACCGCGGTCGCGCAGGCGGACGCCGAGGTCAAGGGCGGCGGCCGTGACCCGGTGTTCGCGGTCGAGCGCGCGGTGCTGACGATCGCCGGGGCGCACGGCTCGGGACGATGA